In Corallococcus caeni, the DNA window CTGGAGAACCAGGGACAACACCCGCTGCGCATCCAGTACCCGGACTTCTCGCTGGTGGGGAAGGAGTCCCGCTTCCGCTACAGCGCCCTGCCACCTCTGTCGCTGCGGGGGACCGTGTCCTCCCGCGACGCGGAGGCGCCCCCGCGCTACAGCCCGGCCCTGGCCACCCGGGGCGGCCTGTGGGTGGGCGGCGGCTACCCCTACAGGCCGTGGGGCTGGGGACCGGGGTGGTACGGCGGCCCCTGGGGCAGCCCCTTCTACTCCCCCTATTACTACCCGCCGTACTACGAGCAGCCGCTGCCCACCGAGGACATGCTCAACAACGCGCTGCCGGAGGGCACGCTGGAGCCCGGCGGCACGCAGGAGGGCTTCCTCTACTTCCAGGGCGTGGCCCGCCGCGAGAACGCGGTGACGCTCCAGGTGAAGCTGGTGGACGCCCAGACGGGGGAGCCGTTCGGTTCGCTCAGCATCCCCTTCCAGGTGAGCACGAAGTAGCTAGTGCAGCAGCGTGCTGGGCGGCGCGTAGGGAGAGCGCCCCCCGTCGTGCGCCAGGTCGAGCAGCCGCGCGTCCTCCGGCTCCCCCAGCGCGCGCCGCAGGTCCGCGCCCCGCAGGGGCAGGCCCATGAGCGGCCCCAGGAGGCACAGGTCCAGCGCGCCGGCCAGCAGCGGAACCAGGCCCGTCAGCGCCACCAGCGCGCCCCGGGGCGTGCCGGAGCCCAGTCCGCCCAGGACCATGCCCGTGCCCGCCAGAATCCGAAGCCACCGTCCGTTGCGCGACGCGATGAAGCCGACCATGAACACCTCCCCACGCCGAAGATGAACACGCGGCGGGAGGCGACCACGGCCGGTGTCCACCCGGCGACCCTCACCGCCCGGGGCCTGTCCGCCCGCTCGCCGCCCGGGGGGCCAGCGGGGGGACGCCCGCGCGGGCATACTGCGGCGCCGTGAGCGAAACGGAAGCGAAGGCGCCGGTGGACGCGGGCCTGCGTGCGGCCCTGGCCGCGTGGCGGGAGGCCGTGGGCGACGCGCACGTCGTCGTGGACCCCGAGGCGCTGGAGGCCGCGCAGACGGCCACCTTCGCCACCACCCAGCGCATCCCCGCCATCGTGCGGCCCGCGGACACCGCCCAGGTGCAGGCGTGCCTGCGCATCGCGAGCGCGCACCGCGTGCCGGTGTACCCGGTGAGCGCCGGCCGCAACTGGGGCTACGGCTCGCGCGTGCCCCCCGGCGACGGCAGCGTGCTGCTGGACCTGGGGCGCATGAACCGCGTCCTCGCGCACGACGAACAGCTCGCGTACCTCACCGTGGAGCCGGGCGTGACGTTCCGCCAGGCCGCCGCGTACCTGCGCGAGCGCCAGTCCTCCAACTTCATCACCACCATCGGCGGCTCGCCGGACGCGAGCCTCGTGGGCAACGCGCTGGAGCGCGGCGACGGGCGCGGCCCCAACGCGGACATCTTCCAGCACGTCTGCGCGCTGGAGGTCGTCCTGCCCACGGGGGAGCGCATCGAGACGGGCCACGCGCGCTTCCCCGGCTCGCGCGCCGCGCCCGTCTTCCGCTGGGGCCTGGGCCCGGTGCTGGACGGGCTGTTCAGCCAGTCGTCCTTCGGCGTGGTGACGCGGATGACGTTCTGGCTGGCGCGCAAGCAGCCCTGGCTGCGCGAGTTCGTCTGCGCCGTGAACGACGACGCGCAGCTCTGGGACATGGTGGACCGGCTCCAGGCGCTGGCCCTGGACGGCACGCTCAAGGGCAGCTTCTTCTTCTGGAACGACATCAAGGCCTTCAGCGTCACCCAGCAGTACCCCTACGCCGCCGTGGGCCGCACGCCCCTGCCGGACTGGGCCCGCGAGAAGTTCCGCGAGGGCTTCGGCCGCTGGGCCATCAGCGGCACCCTCACCGCCCCGGACGCGGAGTTCGGAGCGCTGCTGGAGAAGCGGCTCGCGCGGGCCCTGGAGGGCGCCTTCCGCCCGCTGTCCTTCGGGCCGGAGGTCCTGGACGGCGACGGCGGCTTCCAGGGCGTCCCCTCCGAGGCCAACCTCGCCATGACCTACTGGCGCAAGCGCACGCCCCAGCCCGAAGACCCGAACCCGGACCGGGACCGCTGCGGCTTCATCTGGTGCTGCGTCGCCGTCCCCTTCACCGGACAGGAGGCGAAGCGCGCCACGGACATCGCCGACCGCGTCCCCCGCCTCTTCGGCTTCGAGCCCAACCTGGCCCTCCTCGCCTTCTCCCCGCGCTGCCTCTACCTCATCACCGCGCTCGCCTATGACCGCGACGCGAAGGGCGAGGACGCCCGCGCCCAGGCCTGCTACCGCGCCCTCACCCGCGAGTTGGCGGACGCCGGGTACCACCTGACCCGAGCCGGACTCCAGGCACAGGGCGCCACACCGCCCGTGCGGGACGACTCCCCGGAGGTGCGGCGGCGGCTGAAGGCGGCGCTGGACCCCGAGGGAATCCTGGCTCCCGGGAGATCCGAGTCCTGAGGGGCGGCGCGGATCATCGAAGAAAAAGAGGAGCGGAAACTTTCTGGGGAGCGCCGCCGATAAAGTCTCAAGTCACAAGATTCCCCCACCGCGCCTCGCGCCGCCGGAGCCCGCTTCCATGTCCATCGAGACCAACCGCTACCGCCCCGTGTTCCGGAACACCACGACGACGCCCCCGGAGCACGGCAAGCTGGTGCGGAAGGAGGTCCAGGCGCACAAGGAAGGCCGGGCCCAGGGCGAGGCGACCATCGACCTGAACCGCGGCGTGCAGGGCAACCGCGTCAGCACCAGCAACCAGGCGAACCCCAACACCACCGCGGACATCCACAAGCAGCTGGAGACCAGCCGCTTCGAGAAGACGGTGGCGCAGGGCGAGTGGAACAAGAGCTGGACCGCGGCCTCCGGCTCGCACACCTCCGGTGACGTGAACGGCAACTTCCACAACACGGTGGAAGGCCAGGTGCTGACGGCGGACGTGGCGGCGCAGGGCAACGTCTCCATCGACCCGCTGCACGGCAAGATTGGCGCGCAGGGCTCCGTGGACGCGCGCGCCGACCTGGTGCGCGGCTCCGTGGAAGGCCACGCGGACAGCGCGCTGGGCCGCTCCGAGTGGGGCGCGGAGGGCAACGTGGGCGCCGAGGCGACCGCCACGGGCCAGGTGGTGCTGGACCCGCTGCACGGCCAGGCCGCGGCCTCCGTGCACGGTGAGGCCTTCGCCGGCGCCCGCGCCAGCGCGGAGGTCAGCCAGGAGATTGGCCCCGCGACCGTCACGGCCGGCGCGGAGGCGTTCGCCGGCATCGGCGTGGAGTTCGAGGCCAACGTCGGCCTGAAGGACGGCAAGCTGTCCGCCAACTTCGACGTGGGCGCGGCGCTGGGCATCGGCGCCAGCCTGGAGTTCGGCTTCTCCGTGGACGTGGGCAAGATTGGCGACGCGGCGAAGCACGCCGTCGAGGGCGTGGGCAACGCGGTGCAGAACGTCGGCGAGGGCATCAAGAACGTCGGCGAGGGCATCAAGAACGTGATGAAGCACTGGTAGTCCCAGCGCCCTTCGCACCCGACGCTCCCTCCAGGGCCTCGTCCATCCGGGCGGGGCCCTTCCTTTTTCCCCGTTGCTCGACAGCCCCCGCCCCCTGGGGGACACTT includes these proteins:
- a CDS encoding FAD-binding oxidoreductase, coding for MSETEAKAPVDAGLRAALAAWREAVGDAHVVVDPEALEAAQTATFATTQRIPAIVRPADTAQVQACLRIASAHRVPVYPVSAGRNWGYGSRVPPGDGSVLLDLGRMNRVLAHDEQLAYLTVEPGVTFRQAAAYLRERQSSNFITTIGGSPDASLVGNALERGDGRGPNADIFQHVCALEVVLPTGERIETGHARFPGSRAAPVFRWGLGPVLDGLFSQSSFGVVTRMTFWLARKQPWLREFVCAVNDDAQLWDMVDRLQALALDGTLKGSFFFWNDIKAFSVTQQYPYAAVGRTPLPDWAREKFREGFGRWAISGTLTAPDAEFGALLEKRLARALEGAFRPLSFGPEVLDGDGGFQGVPSEANLAMTYWRKRTPQPEDPNPDRDRCGFIWCCVAVPFTGQEAKRATDIADRVPRLFGFEPNLALLAFSPRCLYLITALAYDRDAKGEDARAQACYRALTRELADAGYHLTRAGLQAQGATPPVRDDSPEVRRRLKAALDPEGILAPGRSES